A window of the Calditerricola satsumensis genome harbors these coding sequences:
- a CDS encoding YlaH-like family protein, whose amino-acid sequence MGSAAWEAAVAFVRDHAYAVIFVLTVILYNLGFARKLPLLKTAIVYLLLAIGCVPLTVLYALGLPIVPALLVGVALLVVVQIRRRAAARRKREETT is encoded by the coding sequence GTGGGAAGCGCGGCGTGGGAGGCCGCTGTGGCGTTTGTGCGCGATCACGCCTACGCGGTCATCTTCGTGTTGACCGTCATCCTCTACAACCTGGGCTTTGCGCGCAAACTGCCGCTCCTCAAGACGGCGATCGTGTACCTCTTGCTGGCGATCGGCTGCGTGCCGCTGACGGTTCTGTATGCCCTCGGGTTGCCCATCGTCCCCGCTCTTCTGGTGGGCGTGGCCCTGCTTGTGGTCGTGCAGATCCGGCGGCGCGCGGCGGCGCGGCGCAAACGGGAGGAGACCACATGA